The following DNA comes from Musa acuminata AAA Group cultivar baxijiao chromosome BXJ1-4, Cavendish_Baxijiao_AAA, whole genome shotgun sequence.
TTGTTTAGGAGAATAGCAAAACAAGAAAAATGAGACGTTGTAGGAGATGAGGATCATCACTAACACTACCATTGGGTAAGTTGTTTGGGAGGATAGCAAAGTCGAAGGGGAGGACAAAGCTAGAGGGAGGATAGGGAAGCTTTCATAGAAGTAATCCTTATGTGAAATTAATATCTTTTAGACGGTAAGGataacaaaattatctttttatttttattttaagcaTCATTTCTTACGGATAATATCTTGTGAGGAgaaataaagttaaatattttatttttataattataaggaTGTTAACATAATGTTTTAAACTGTAATGATCGAGCTTTCATAGAAGTAATCCTTATGTGAAATTAATATCTTTTAGACGGTAAGGataacaaaattatctttttatttttttttaagcatcATTTCTGCATGTGATGATACGAGTGATATCTTGTGAGGAgaaataaagttaaatattttatttttataattatagggaTGTTAACATATGTAATGAACCCGTAAGACATCGACTTAGAActttgttttataaaaaaaattaagattaaagaTTCAAAATCTCATCTAATAAGTATAAAAGATATCAGTTAGTCTAACCGGCAATAACAAAGTCTTAGAATCTAATCAGATTAGAAACAGTTGATGGAACTTTGTATTGATTAGATTATTTAGACCAAACCAAAACATTAAATATGCATTACAAAGTGGGCACTTATAAATGCCTATACAAGCTTATTACAGAAGTGGCTGCAGGCTTTCATGCACATACAAACGGAGTACAAACTCTTCAACCACAAGTCCTTTAACACCACACGTTAACTCAAACATGGGTAGGGGTTGTGGGCGACGGGCGCCGTCTTCTGCCTCCTTCCCTGACGCTGTTCTCTGCAAACTTCACGCTCGGCGAGTGGTACCCTTTATCCCTCTCTTCGTCGCTCCATTCGGCTGCGTAGTAGTCCTCGGCCGTGGCGTCTGCTCTCGGGCCGCAGAACATCCCGCCCCACTGCGGGAAGTAGATGAGCGATATGGGAAGCGTGCAGCAGAGGATCATGACGCCCATGAGAGTGATCCCTGTTTCCTTGGAGTATCGACTGCCCGTGAAGAAGATTAGCTGCGTGATGACGGCCCCCACGTTTCCGCCCCCGCCCGTCATCCCTGATATCAGTCCCAGCGACCTGCATAACATCGAGCGATTGGTGAGCAGATGTGGAGATAGTGGATGATGAAGAGGTGGATAGGGGTGTGCGTGTGTATACCTTCTGGAGACGAAGGGAACGACACCGAAGGTAAACCCGCATGCGGCTTGAACGAAGAAGGAGAATAGGAGCATGACGGCAATGGCGGCGCTGAGGTTGTGCATGAGGCCCAGTACGATGCACAGGACTCCGCCGATGCTCTGCACCACCCACAGGCTCCACAGCCTCCCTCGCATTCCGTATCGCGTCGAGATCCAGTCCGAGAGGAAGCCGCCGCCTGGCCGCGAGACGATGTTGGCCAGCCCGAAGCTGGCGGCGATCATCCCAGCGGTCCGGAGGTTGACGTTGAACTTGTCGTAGAAGTACTCGGCGACGATGTTGTCGATGGTCAGCTCCACCCCGAAGCAGTACCCGTAGGTCAACGCCAGGATCCACGCCCTGTAGTTGGTGACGGCGTGGTAGAACACCTTGCCGAAGCTGTCCTTGTGCTTGTCGCCGGCCTTCTCCAGCTTCCGGTAGTTGCCGTTGGGCAGGTCCTGGCCCAGGGCCAAGACGGCGATCGCCGAGAGCGTCTGCATTAGGCCCGGGATGAAGAAGGCGATGCGCCAAGCGGTGAACCTGGTGCTGCCAATGTGGTGGATGAGCTCGTAGACGAGGGGCATGATGAGCTGGGTGGCGCCCCCGCCGAGGTTGCCCCAGCCACCGGCGATCCCGTTGGCGACGCCCACCTTGGGAGGGGAGAACATGGAGCTCATCCAGAACTGGGTGGAGACGAAGGAGGCGAGGGAGAAGCCGGTGAAGAAGCGGACGAGGAGGTACGAGGAGGCGGAGTTGATGACGGACGTGCAGTAGACGGCGGGGGTGGTGAGCAGAATGAGGGAGGCAGAGGCGAGGCGGGGGCCAACGAGGTCACAGGCGGTGCCCATTGCGAGACGGGCGAAGACAGCCCCCGACACGGACGCGATGCCGGCGTTCCCGACGTCAGTGGTGGTGAGGTTGAGGTTGTCGCGGATCAGCGGCAGAAGGGGCGGGGCCGCGAAGGTGGACACGAAGCAGCAGAAGAAGGAGAACCAGGAGAGGTGGAAGGCCTGCATGTGAGGCGCCGCGAAGGAGAAGAGCCAGAACTCGGTGGCCTTCTGCTCCGAGTCCACCGGCATCTTGAACCGAGTCGCCTGCTCGTCCGAGGGCTCGACCTGCAGCGAAGACTTGCCTGAATCCCCCATGTCTTCAACCTCCACCTGCTTCTTCCAAGGTGCAACGCAAAGTGTTTGAGCCTCCAAGAGAAGGCAGCCCTCTACATATATAGAAGCTGGTGGGCTTTAGAGATACAGCTAGCTTGATGAGACCATCACAGTGTCATGCCTCAGAGAAGCCTTGTGGCAatgacatgagagagagagagagagagagagtgcagcAAAGTGGGGAATAAAGTAAAGAGGCTGTGGAAATCTATTGATGTGTGATATCTTTCCACTCTTGTGAAGGGGTAAGCGGAGGGCTGTCATCTCACAAAATGCCAGTTCCATGACAGAGACAGATGCGGTGTTTGTTTGATGGCTGACCTTGGAAGCCTCTCCAGCTCCAACGGACGTGGGAAAAAGGTTTCTTGATACCTTTTCCTTCCAGAAAAAAAAGATTGATTCACCTTAAACAAGGGTTGAACAAGTGTGTGGTGTTTAAAAGATTGATTCATCTCTGCTTTTGATAATGGAGATGTAGAATCAAGTGCATATATTATATTATCTGACATGTTCTCTATTGGAGGATCCAAGTGAACTCCAGAATCCAATAGAATCCAAAATGTTTGTCATGGAAGCTGTGTTGCAGGTTGACTTTGTCCATGAGCAAGTAATCTACACTCACTCGAAGGAATTGTTTAGCATCATTTTGACAGCATGGATGAACCAAAAATGAAGAAATATTCGGTTGTTTATATTTGTGACTGACTCAGATAAATGCAGCAATGGATTGTCTAATCTGAGAGTTTGGCTTCATAATGAGGAGTGTGTCTGAATTCTGGAATCACAAGGTTTCTCCGTAGCTGTGATTGAAGGGGAAGAACAGGTCAACGATGTAAAGTCAACAACAAGGGATCAGAGCCCATTCCTTTGCATGTTGGACAAATTGCCATCAGGACACTGTCACCAGAACGCTTCTCCGAAAAAGTCTTCTCTGCCATGGCTGATCTCAGTCATCAAAAGGCAGCCGGTTGGCCTTCAAACCCATGCAGTGGGACACCTTCTTGACCTCGAAAGGGAAGCGGGGACTCGTTGTGATGACAAAGCCCTTTGATGAGTCCACTGGTTTCTCTCTCTTGTTTACAGACATGGTTTTCGGAGGATGCAAGTCAATGACTATTTTTTCTGTGACGGAACAGCTCATGGCCGGTGATTGCAGTGTGCATTGATTCGAAGGGTTTGGACTTCAAGCAAAGCAAAGGGGAGACTgatacgaagaagaagaagaagaagaagaatagtgtTTGGAGTTTATGGTTGTATTGTATATATAATACAACCCATGGAAATCATCATGGTTGACGTCCGTGTATTGGATGTACGTACGGAGTACGTTTGCGTGTACGGATCCGTGATACATCACATCACTTGCGTGAAGGATTAATCAATCTccagaaaaaataaataataataataataataatatcaattattataatatttttaaaattacttttccatattaataaaatattattatctttCCAGTAATAATCAATCGAAGAATATTATTTACAGTAATAAATTTGTATTGTTTTTTCTATTCTATTGGGTCGGATCCGGGTCGCTTGGGGATCCATTTAAGCCCATAAGGATCCGCTTTATGCAATATCGGCCCATACCCCGCTTTATGGGTTAATGAACACCacaagttagagagagagagagagagagagagagagagagagagagagtgtgtgagaGATTTCCACACTGGAACAAATATGCATGCAGTCAGTCGCACGCCAAACTATTCAACAGTGCGAGCAAGTAGCTCATTGGATCATAGATGGGACAGGATCTGTTGATTTATATTCTGCAATCTTAGTAGCTGAATTCGAGATAGCATTAataggggggaggaggaggaggaggaggaggaggaggaggagctgagGAAGAAGAAGGGGGTGAAGCCAGAGGAGGAGGGAGGCGCGGTGGACAATCCAGTCTACGTGGAGCCATCATTGGGGACGGTGGCGCCAGCGGCAGTCTTCGGCCTAAGTTGGTGATGGTGTTGATGATTGATATCCTTTTGCTCGGATCACTTCCTGCtgcattccaaagctcaaaagatTAGCAGAGAGGGGTAGATGAGAAGAAGGaagatagagaaagagagagtacCACGAGCTTGGGCGTGGGAGACCACAAGGAGGACGAGTAGAAAGAGCAGAATGCTCTTTGATGCAGCCATGGCATTGGACGAGGAGGATCACCAAGATGGATATATATAAGCAGAGGTGGCATGTGCCAAAGGTTGGCGATTGATCTGGAAATGGACGATTTGGTGGTTTGGTCAGCAGTCTGGTGGTTGACTGGAAGACTCGCACGGTTGACCAAAAGCTGGGGGGAAGGAGTCGAGCAGGGCAGCCGATTTGGAAATGGCAGATGGGATGATAACTCTGGTTTGGCGCAGCAGTCGCACTTGGCCTTCTTTTTCTTCGCTGCTTGCGGTGGAGAAGCAGCTCGAGCGCCACCGCTGCTTGGCGGTAAGTGCGGTCTGAAGTCAACGCAAGGGGATGAAGTCAAGGATCGACGCCATTCGGAACACAGATTGGAAGGAGCTTaaggtaaaattattttcttttcaggaatcataaaaattgataaaatgctaaaaaatatttttttactcgAGAGTTAGTGTCTTAAGAGGATCAAATCAATATAATAATATCATAGGATCAAAATCTACCTTCATCATtacaatttgagaaaaaaaaaggggtgtaattataaatattattcttAATTGGGAGGATAACTCAATTTGGTCCCGAATTTAGATATTGGAACAACGTGATAATCGATTCCAGCATGAATATTGATGACTAGTTAGGCACAACAGATTAATGATAAACATCTGTTAAATTTAAATGCGTCGTcctacgataaaaaaaaaaaaaacagaaggtTATTACTCCTAATTGGGAGGACAACTCGATTTGGTCTCCAAGTTAGGAATAGAGAGATTAATGATGAAGATTTTTGTTAAATTTAAATGTCTCATCCTATAATAAAATATACTTGTCAAATGTGCCTTTTGATCCATCTCGAAGAATTGAAACTTTTATTACCAAAGAAATGACATCGTTCATGGTAATGTATATTTAAATAAGTTAGT
Coding sequences within:
- the LOC135672417 gene encoding high-affinity nitrate transporter 2.3-like gives rise to the protein MGDSGKSSLQVEPSDEQATRFKMPVDSEQKATEFWLFSFAAPHMQAFHLSWFSFFCCFVSTFAAPPLLPLIRDNLNLTTTDVGNAGIASVSGAVFARLAMGTACDLVGPRLASASLILLTTPAVYCTSVINSASSYLLVRFFTGFSLASFVSTQFWMSSMFSPPKVGVANGIAGGWGNLGGGATQLIMPLVYELIHHIGSTRFTAWRIAFFIPGLMQTLSAIAVLALGQDLPNGNYRKLEKAGDKHKDSFGKVFYHAVTNYRAWILALTYGYCFGVELTIDNIVAEYFYDKFNVNLRTAGMIAASFGLANIVSRPGGGFLSDWISTRYGMRGRLWSLWVVQSIGGVLCIVLGLMHNLSAAIAVMLLFSFFVQAACGFTFGVVPFVSRRSLGLISGMTGGGGNVGAVITQLIFFTGSRYSKETGITLMGVMILCCTLPISLIYFPQWGGMFCGPRADATAEDYYAAEWSDEERDKGYHSPSVKFAENSVREGGRRRRPSPTTPTHV